The Betta splendens chromosome 12, fBetSpl5.4, whole genome shotgun sequence genome contains the following window.
CAGTCTTCAGGCCCTTTGTCTTTCTATTGGTGGTTCAGATGCAGTGGTGCCATGCTCTTTGTTCCCTGTAATGGTAAGTAAACCCCTCTCAGATTATCCTGATTTATTTTGCGGTGTCGAGACTCGGGACAGTCGGGCCAGACCACCGCCTGCGCTGCGCCTCACAAAGGGTGGTGTGTTTGGATTACAAGCATGCGTGCGGTTACTGTCGCCGAGGACGGCCTCATCCGACTCCTCGTAAACTCAGAGCTCGTGTTTCCCATGCTGTAGGATGTGTGTGAATTACAATAACTGTAACATAGATGGAAGGAATCTAACCACCAGATTACAGGCCTCTCTGTCCTCAAGAACTAAAATATAGCACATCAAAGCCTGTGGATAAATGTCTGCAttagtatacagtatgtttggatATTTTTGCATCTCTGCAGGGCTGCAGTTCGAACGTGGCGTGGGATGAAACCAGCAGGATAAGATAGACTGTTGTTGACTCTCAGTATAATCTAAATCAGCCCACATGTGTTTTGTTAGTGGCCAGACATTACAATATGTCTGAGGGCGACAGGTATTCTGGGAATGTTGCCCCCTGCTATGAAAGAGGCATCTTCAATCTTTCTCAGGAAGGCCCTGGATCGCAGCTTGTTTTCTCATCAACAATTCCTTCCCAGGTACCATGTTTAGAGGCTTTCAGCTTTTCCTACTGGATGTGATCTTGGTACGAACAGGCAGATGCCAAAATGCACTCACATGTATTGGTTTTTAGTCCaacaaattttaattaaatttctgTTTGTCTCAGATGATACTGATCAACTGTCTGCGCTCGATACCATAATTTAGCTCCACTGGCATCAAACCCAGCACTGTTTACACTAAGCTACGGTTGGAATAAGCAGCCACTGCACCGACCGCTTCAAAACTCCTTGTGCAGCTTCACCCTAGTGGTGTTTATGAACAGTATGAATCACATCAACCACATATAATAAGTGTCCTCTTTTCTCTTCAGCTCTTGTAATGGACGCTGGTTAGTCACTTACTTCCTCTTTGGCCTCGCGTTAAGGCCTGGTTCTAGTAAACAATGACTTCACTGTGTTGAGATTATGGTGATATCGCTAGACACATGCTCTCCATAGTGAGTTACTGCCTCTGAGGACTATAGGCTTTGTCATTCACCTGCAAAGAAGATTATGTGTACTATTAATATCTTTGTATACCTTCACCAGTGTACGTATACTAATGAAAGACCATTCATGTAAATACGAAATAGCAAGAGTCTTAAACTGGGACCTTGAGGGACACCACTACAACTAATTCACACAAGAAAATCTTCATGTGTACAATGTGTGCTGGCAACAGTAATATTAAACATCACTGTGAGTGTCCAGCTGGTTTAGTGGGTAGAATGTTTAATatattacattttgtttttagtaACTAAATGAGGAAGACTTAAGAAAAGTCTTATGGATCTTGTGCCGCTATACATCTTAGCCACCAACTATGGTTTCTATGGTTTCCAATAGAAACCAGATCAATCAAGCGGATTAACTTAATCCTGTCTTTacttcatttagtttttttacaaAACACTTATCAAGGTAAAAACAACACTAATGTTTTGTTTCTCATGCTAAAGACCAACAAATTATTCTCTAATgtataaaaaaagcaaagcactGGAGAGAAAGTATCAGCGTATCTAAGTCAGACATCTGAGAAGTTTCCATGAGCcgcagaaaaatgaaaaacgcAGGCAGAAAAATTGGCAGCATCTAAATACTGACTcacttccctccctcccctcagccGCTCGGCCTCTCTCTGGGCTTGGAAGCACTTGAATATAACCTTCAGTGAACTGTTCTGGCAGTACAGCTTGTGCGTAATGACTTCTGACAGCAGCGGAGACAAACCGAAGAGCAAGTCTGTCTCCGCATGAGTATTTACAAATCCACTCTTGGGAACTCGCGTTCCATTTCTGGAAACTGTATTATTTGCAAGTCGACGGGAAcaactgcgtgtgtgtgtgtgtgtgtgtgtgtgtgtgtgtgtgtgtgtgtgtgtgtgtgtgtgtgtgtgtgtgtgtgtgtgtaggtgaggAGGGGGGTCTGGGGTGCATATGCTTTTGTGTAAAATGGAGCACGGGGCAATGTGAGATGCTCGGTAATAAAGGAAAGGATGTTAGTGAGCATTAAAGTGATTTAGGAGGTACAGTTTGGGGATCAACTGCCTGCTCCATCATACAGAGCCTCTGCTTCCACTGAATCTGGCTGTTGTTCTCGTCTGGCTGACGTCCAGAGAGGGATTTTGGTTCTGCTATGCATTATGGCCTCAATCCTAATAGAGAAAGTTAAGTGTGGCCAGGTTGTGTTCGTAGCTTTGTGCAGCTCTCGCACTGGAGTGTTTCACAAAAGCCCCCAAACTTTGATCAGAAGTAAAAAATGTAGTGATCTAGAATCTCGGTGATCCAGGCTGATGTCATGTTCCTTTGTAGTTAATGGAGAACCCTTGAAGACTCTGGGTTTTTCTTGGACGCCCCCTTTGATGTAGCTCTCAGCCGAGCCCGTTGCCGTCTGAATGAGGCCAAGGGGGGCTGTTTGGCTAAGAGCCTCTCCCGCACTCGTCCCGACTCCTCTCTAATCTCTCTAATTGGAAGCGGGGGTCCAACCAGGCCCGGTCACGGGTCGGGGGAACCGGGCTGAAGGCCGCCGTGCTCTGTTCGTTTGCCCTCGAGGCCCAGAGGAATGCGCTCGACCTCCGCCGGGCGCGGCTGACGCCACTTTACAAGGTGTGCGGCTGCAGTTGCTCTCCCTCTTCACACTCGTACCCCTTAGGGTCTCGTTAGCAAACGGGAAATCAGCTTCGCCATAAGGTCGTTAGGGTTTCGCACAAATAAGCAacaccagttttttttttcctctcaggaAAACACACGTGTTatagctgcagctgttttaagtCCCAGCGTTTTTACGCGGGTTATAAACCCTTAATTAAAGCATCAACACGTGGTCGGAACTCCGGGTCGTTTTTCTTTATGAGGTCATTCAAATCTAACCATACTGTAGTTCTCCAACCGCTGCTTACGTCACTGCGCGCGTGTGACGGGGGAATCACAACAAGGTCGTCGGACCAATGGGAGGCTGCTCGCGGCAGCCTAATCAGCGCATCACCACGCAGCCCGCATCACTaagcggcggcggctggagcGGCAGGTCGGACGGACCGCGCCGCGGATGAGTGAGTCTGGAAACGAGGGCACCGATGGAGAGTCTCGATCCCACCCGGACTTGGTGGAACTGATCGAGCCGCGTGGACGCGCGCCGCGGGGCAAACGGGCGCGCGTGGAGCTGGACCGCATCTGTCGCGGGTGGAAAGTTTCTCGCGGCGGAGATCGTCATGAGTGGCTCGCGTTGGCGGCTCCTGGGAGGCTGCCGCGTCCTCCGTGGCGCCTCGCTCACTCCGAGTCGCCAGCTCTCATGACACGATGTGAACCCACCGACGATTAGACCACTTAATACAGATGCGCGTATGAAGGCGGACACTTTCGAGACTTCGTGGAAATGGCAAGTCGGGCCGCGTCGATGCAGCGGACGGCGGCGTTAATAAGCTGCGTGCTCATCGTGACCATCGGACTGTGCGTCGGGTCTCCGagccgcggccgccgcctcgTCTGCTGGAAAGCCATCCTCAAGTGCCACGGGGAGCCGGAGTGCCATTACGCGTACGACCAGTACCTCTACGCCTGCGCGTCCGTCATCAGCGGGCAGCGCAAGAAGTGCCCGAGCCACTGCATATCCTCCCTGATCCAGCTCAACCGGACCCAGAGCGGCCCGGCTCTGGAGGACTGCGACTGCGCCATGGACCCGGCCTGCACGAGCGCCAAGCAGGCGATCGAGCCGTGCCTGCCCAggaccagcaccggcaccatgGGCTGCACGGAGGCGCGGCGGCAGTGCGAGCTGGACGCGTCCTGCGGCTCCGCCATGAAGGACTATTTGTTCCACTGCCGCAAACTTTTCGGAGGGGAGCGCTGCACGGACGGCTGCCGCAGGGTGATCGCCGACATGCGCGCCACGCCGAAAGCGCAGCAGCTCGACACGTGCGTGTGCGACGGCGCCGAGAGGAACATCTGCGAGTACATCAAGGGCAGCATGAAAACCTTCTGCTCCGACGCCGGGGACAGATTCGCGGGGAGCGGCTTCTCGGACTCGGAGGAAGACTCCGATGACGATTACATGGAGTCGGAGGATTATCAATACGGGGAAAACTCCAGCGGTTCGATATGTGGCCACACTGGGCTGAATGTCCTGACCACCATTTTGGTTTTAGTTAAATTGATCTGAAGAGCGTCTGGAGATTAAACCAGATTTTATgctacaagcacacacacacacacacacacacacacacacacacacgcgtggaTATCCGTTCTTTTTAGGGGAATAAATCAAGCAATGACATGTTAGATATGTTTCAGTCATGTTCATAAACACTAGTCATCTGAATCTAAACGTTAAAGCAGCCTATTTTTGTATGTCAGATGTATAATAGGTAAATTGTATAGTATATTGTAAAGTTATTTTGCCAAAATATATGAGATATATTTGCACTGTATGAATAGCTGAGTCCCACAATTTACTGCATagtgaggaagtgtgtgtctagAAGTGCCTATAAAacaggttttacagtattcACTGTGATGTGCCGACAACCAAGAGAGGAGGCGCTTTCTCCACACGCCCGCTATCAGAAGCCAAAGTTGTGATGAGTCACTCAAACTCCCAAATCCTCCGTCCACTTGACCTCGCGCACGTGGATGTTGGATGTTTGTGTCGATTTTAACCGAGGAGACCGAGGTAAACAGCGCCTCCGCCTCTCGGGATCCGCGGCACAGATGGAGCCGCGGATCCGTTTGTTCACCTCCGGCCCACGGAGAAAAGGGGGAGACGCGTGCGTTTGGGGGCGAGTGGCGGCATTGAACGCACCGGTTCCAACAAACCGCTCAGAATGTACGTGCACATTGAATAAATACGAGTTTCAAAACGAGTCTCATGCAGTGGTCCttcagctgtggctgctgcaaacaaatgaGCAGTTCAATGTTACTCCTGTTTGCAGTTTTTTTAGCATTTTGAGTTCTGATTGCTAAACATCAGTGGCGGCGCCTGGTATCAgtgtctctgcctcctcttggtCAGTCGGTGAGCTGTAAACGCTCTCCCCTCGCTCACTTGTGATTATGTGTCGTGAATCCATTTTCAAGGCAAAGCGATGGGCCCTCCGGCCCATTGATCGCAGGAGAAGTCGAGTGGCACCTCCATTATGGGGATGCAAAATACACAATGGTGCCGCGGCACAATGCGGGGAGCACTTCATTCACCACGCTCCTCtgtcagcgggggggggggtccatccCAGAGTGGACACAGGAGTTATGTGAGaaagttcagcttggtgttTTCCAGCTGACGGCTCGACTTCTCGCGTCTTCGACCTCTTTCTGGAGCATTTTCTCCCCGTTTGGCTGTTTTTTCCGCAACATGACTTCATTCCTTAAAGACACACCATTAGACGGCGCGAGTCATAAATCCTGCAATGGCAGCGTTTCCCCCAGGATGATCGGGTGAAGGCATCTCTGTGCCGGCTCCTTTGTCGCCACAGTCAAAAGCCTCCCACTGTCGCTTTAAGTGAGCAGGCCTCTGCTCCAACCATTAATAATTGTAATgcctttttattattgttgagGATAATGAAGGGATGCGAGTCATATGGGGCCCCACGACCATACTTTACCCTGAAATGTTTTCAATTAACTTTTGGCACTGGAGGAAAATAGGAACGCTGTATTTTCTTTCCTGTGCCGAAACAGAAAAGAGTCAAGTGGGGCTTTTGGTGCAGGGACTCCAACCTCATTAAAACTGCCTCATCATAACTCAGGCTGCTGCTCGAGGCCCACTTCCCCCATGCCTCACCCCAAAGCCCTCACCCCGGACGTAGCACTGAGGAAACCCAAAACAATCGGCTATAAACTGCGTGTGGTGATACTGAAACTAACGACTCAATAGactgatttcaaaataaaatcaaccaCAGAAATATAACAAACGCTGTGGATCATCATCAAACTGGTAATGTTATAATAACTATGTGCATCAGACTTCAGAGATGAAATTATTCAAATTGTGGTGAAGGTAGACTTGTTagtaaacacacaacaaatacataatagttaatgTAATCATCTGTGATAAAATGGTTGCGCAACAATGCTCTTGTCAGCTGTTTACTCAGCCTGGGTCGCGGTCCAAGCAGACTGTAGCAGTGCAGTGTACATATAAATGGAGCTTTTCTCTTCTAatagcaggagtgtgtgtgtgtgtgtgtgtgtatcctacATATTTTCACTTCAAACCGATCAGTTTGACCCAAGATAAACAAGCTTAAAGTGAAGTACTAAAGCCAGTAACCCGCACTGACTGAGGTTGGGGGTGGACTTGAGTGAGGCGGGACCCTGGGCCCTGGTGGGGTGggaaaggtggaggaggggctGATTTATGATGGAGGCTAAATGGGAGAGGGGCTGTTCAGGGGTGAATGTCGGGGAACTTAAGCCCAGCTGAATAATGATGCAGAGGGGGAATACATAACCCACCAATGGGCCGGCCTCTTCCTGCGGCGCCTGGGCTGGAATCGTCCCGCAGCCCGGCCCCAAAAGCAGCGGTGCGAGCTTTTCACAAAACCCAGCTGACAAGGGGCATAGCTTCATTTCCACGGtgctgtgacagctgtgtggAGTAATCCGCCGTGGCAGCC
Protein-coding sequences here:
- the LOC114867283 gene encoding growth arrest-specific protein 1-like, whose product is MASRAASMQRTAALISCVLIVTIGLCVGSPSRGRRLVCWKAILKCHGEPECHYAYDQYLYACASVISGQRKKCPSHCISSLIQLNRTQSGPALEDCDCAMDPACTSAKQAIEPCLPRTSTGTMGCTEARRQCELDASCGSAMKDYLFHCRKLFGGERCTDGCRRVIADMRATPKAQQLDTCVCDGAERNICEYIKGSMKTFCSDAGDRFAGSGFSDSEEDSDDDYMESEDYQYGENSSGSICGHTGLNVLTTILVLVKLI